Proteins from a genomic interval of Capsicum annuum cultivar UCD-10X-F1 chromosome 4, UCD10Xv1.1, whole genome shotgun sequence:
- the LOC107868998 gene encoding uncharacterized protein K02A2.6-like: protein MNGFTLAKEILRAGYFWMTMESDGGNCYRLLTKWVEAASYKTVTKKVVAYFVKNNLICRFKIPESIITDNEANLNSHLMKEIYEQFKITHQNSTAYHPQMNGTVEVANKNIKKILRKMVDSHRSWHRMLPYALLEYHMIVRTLIEETSYALVYGKEVIIPVEVEIPSLKIIQAAGLSNEE from the exons ATGAATGGATTTACTCTAGCCAAGGAGATCCTGAGAGCCGGCTatttctggatgactatggaaagtGACGGTGGCAA TTGCTATCGGTTACTTACCAAGTGGGTAGAAGCTGCCTCATATAAGACGGTAACCAAAAAGGTGGTAGCATATTTTGTCAAGAACAACTTGATTTGCCGATTCAAGATACCCGAGTCAATTATCACAGATAATGAAGCAAACTTGAATAGTCATCTGATGAAAGAGATATATGAACAGTTCAAGATCACTCATCAAAATTCAACTGCATATCACCCTCAAATGAATGGAACGGTAGAAGTCGCcaacaagaacatcaagaagataTTAAGAAAGATGGTTGATAGCCACAGATCGTGGCATAGAATGCTGCCTTATGCCTTGCTGGAATATCATATGATAGTCAGAACTTTGATTGAGGAAACTTCTTATGCGTTAGTCTATGGGAAAGAAGTGATAATACCTGTTGAAGTTGAAATACCATCTTTAAAGATCATCCAAGCAGCGGGTCTGAGTAATGAAGAATGA